In Magnolia sinica isolate HGM2019 chromosome 12, MsV1, whole genome shotgun sequence, a single genomic region encodes these proteins:
- the LOC131221166 gene encoding protein RNA-directed DNA methylation 3-like yields the protein MLDFRMDAPYPPKKKKREKITSCAYSCMIRGYVICIVTLLMGPQQEANGCRGPPTFKCMVGHEMQVAFCLIQKYVDMQSIGAKLQIISAFSVEHVKGYIYIEADRERDVVEVCKGLRSIYSSRVVLVPKNEVLYLLSLQIKSREVSKGTWVRVKYWKYKGDLAQVVAVDDARKRPP from the exons ATGCTTGATTTCCGAATGGATGCACCTTatccaccaaaaaaaaagaagagagaaaagataacTAGTTGTGCTTATTCTTGCATGATCCGTGGATATGTCATATGTATAGTCACTTTGCTCATGGGACCCCAGCAAGAGGCCAACGGCTGTAGAGGCCCTCCAACATTCAAATGCATG GTTGGACATGAGATGCAGGTAGCATTCTGCCTCATCCAGAAGTATGTTGATATGCAATCTATTGGAGCTAAATTACAGATAATATCTGCATTTTCTGTTGAGCATGTGAAAGGTTATATTTATATTGAAGCTGATAGGGAACGTGATGTCGTTGAG GTATGTAAAGGGCTTCGTAGTATATATTCTAGTAGAGTGGTGCTggttcccaaaaatgaagttctCTATCTGCTTTCTCTTCAAATCAAATCAAGGGAAGTTTCTAAGGGCACATGGGTCCGCGTGAAGTATTGGAAATACAAAGGGGACCTTGCACAG GTTGTGGCTGTTGATGATGCACGGAAGAGGCCACCGTAA